Proteins found in one Zea mays cultivar B73 chromosome 1, Zm-B73-REFERENCE-NAM-5.0, whole genome shotgun sequence genomic segment:
- the LOC100194368 gene encoding uncharacterized protein LOC100194368, translating to MLPGSEPAAGGTGMFVPAATAGTVLCCMCGVSMQPNPANMCARCLRARVDITEGVPRHAAVVYCPDCSSYLQPPRSWLRATPESPELMQILLRRVNRPLARLRVSLSGAEFVFSEPHSKRLRLNLRLRREVLHGIVLEQTHPVEFVVHDRLCDSCSRAQANPDQWVAVVQLRQHVPHRRTFLYLEQLLLKHGQASLAIRVAAAPGGLDFFFGSRSHAARLVDFLATVAPIQTQTAKQLVSHDTKSSVYNYKYTFSVDICPICREDLIALSPQASRDMGGLGPLVLCVKVTNAIALLDPLTLRVHHLEEKKYRVYNFKATLTSKQLVEYIVLDIEQESPEISIDGSRYQLAYAQVARVSDFGKNDTIFTVRTHLGHLLNPGDHALGYDLYGANLNDDDMNTAMTRYSLPEAVLVKKSYEKRPRTRRWKLKRLPVEEDAANKAKGEEEKTLDEYEAFLRDLELDPGMRFGVNLYKNEDYRSEMASTVGDDIPTVPIEELIEDLTLGDNEDDEGEEAVEGNTHAGMVE from the coding sequence ATGCTGCCAGGATCAGAGCCGGCGGCCGGCGGCACCGGTATGTTCGTGCCGGCGGCGACGGCGGGCACGGTGCTCTGCTGCATGTGTGGTGTGTCCATGCAGCCCAACCCGGCCAACATGTGCGCGCGCTGCCTGCGCGCTCGCGTCGACATCACCGAAGGCGTCCCGCGCCACGCCGCCGTGGTCTACTGCCCCGACTGTTCCTCCTACCTCCAGCCGCCGCGGTCCTGGCTCCGCGCCACACCCGAGTCGCCCGAGCTCATGCAGATCCTGCTCCGCCGAGTCAACCGCCCACTCGCGCGGCTACGCGTCTCCCTCTCCGGCGCCGAGTTCGTCTTCTCCGAGCCCCACTCTAAGCGCCTCCGCCTCAACCTCCGCCTCCGCCGCGAGGTGCTCCACGGCATCGTCCTCGAGCAGACGCACCCCGTCGAGTTCGTCGTCCACGACCGACTCTGCGACTCCTGCTCCCGCGCGCAGGCCAACCCCGATCAGTGGGTCGCCGTCGTCCAGCTCCGCCAGCACGTGCCCCACCGCCGCACCTTCCTCTACCTCGAGCAGCTCCTCCTAAAACACGGCCAGGCTTCCCTAGCGATCCGAGTCGCGGCGGCCCCCGGCGGCCTCGACTTCTTCTTCGGCTCGCGTTCCCATGCCGCCCGCCTGGTCGACTTCCTTGCCACCGTCGCTCCTATCCAAACTCAGACAGCGAAGCAGCTCGTCTCGCACGACACCAAGAGCAGCGTCTACAACTACAAGTACACCTTTTCGGTCGATATCTGCCCTATCTGCCGTGAGGACCTCATCGCGCTCAGTCCCCAGGCGTCCCGGGACATGGGTGGCCTTGGCCCGCTCGTGCTCTGTGTCAAGGTCACAAATGCCATTGCTCTTCTTGATCCCCTCACGCTGCGAGTGCACCACCTGGAGGAGAAAAAATACAGGGTCTATAATTTCAAGGCAACTCTCACCAGCAAGCAGCTTGTGGAGTACATTGTGCTCGACATAGAACAAGAATCGCCTGAAATTTCTATTGATGGGTCTCGATACCAATTGGCTTATGCTCAGGTTGCCCGGGTGTCAGATTTCGGGAAGAATGACACCATCTTTACTGTGAGGACGCATCTTGGGCACCTGCTGAACCCTGGTGATCATGCCCTTGGGTATGATCTCTATGGTGCCAACCTAAATGATGATGACATGAACACAGCTATGACTCGGTACAGCTTACCTGAGGCGGTTCTTGTCAAGAAGAGCTACGAGAAGAGGCCTCGCACACGGCGATGGAAGCTTAAGAGGTTGCCGGTGGAGGAAGATGCTGCAAATAAGGCCAAGGGTGAGGAAGAGAAGACGCTAGATGAGTACGAGGCTTTCCTCAGGGATTTGGAGCTGGACCCAGGGATGCGGTTCGGGGTGAATCTGTACAAGAATGAGGACTATAGGTCTGAGATGGCATCAACAGTTGGTGATGATATCCCTACGGTGCCAATCGAGGAGCTGATTGAGGACTTGACCCTTGGTGACAATGAGGATGATGAAGGGGAAGAAGCTGTGGAAGGCAACACTCATGCTGGAATGGTGGAATGA